A section of the Ochotona princeps isolate mOchPri1 chromosome 19, mOchPri1.hap1, whole genome shotgun sequence genome encodes:
- the GEMIN5 gene encoding gem-associated protein 5 has product MGQEPRTLPPSPNWYCSRCSDAVPGGLFGFAARTSIFLVRVGPGAGASAGTPPFRVVGELVGHTERISGFTFSHHPGQYHLCASSSDDGTVKIWDVETKAVVTEHALHQHTISALHWSPRVKDLIVSGDEKGVVYCYWLNRNDSQHLFIEPRTIFCLTCSPHHDDLVAIGYKDGIVVIMDISKKGEVIHRLRGHDDEIHCIAWCPVPGEDCLSLDQEENSEEPEILNGKVTAHTPQSKGCYLATGSKDHTIRIWSCSRGRGVMILKLPFLKRRGGGIDPTVKERLWLTLHWPSNQPTQLVSSSFGGELLLWDLTQSWRRRYTLFSTSSEGQNHSRIVFNLCPLQTEDDRQLLLSTSMDRDVKCWDMATLECSWTLPSLGGFAYSLAFSPVDTGCLAIGVGDGMIRTWNTLSIKNNYDVKNFWQGVKSKVTSLCWHPNKEGCLAFGTDDGKVGLYDTYSNKPPQISSTYHKKTVYTLAWGPPVPSVSLGGEGDRPSLTLYSCGGEGIVLQHNPWKLSGEASDINKLIRDTNSIKYKLPVHTEISWKPDGKILALGNEDGSIEIFQFPNLKLICTIQQHHKLVNTISWHHEHGSQPELSYLMASGSNNAVIYVHNLKTVIESNPESPITITEPYRTLSGHTAKITRLAWSPHHDGRLVSASYDGTAQVWDALREEPLCNFRGHRGRLLCVAWCPLDPDCIYSGADDFCVYKWLTSMQDHSRPPQGKKSIELEKKRLSQPKPKPKKKKKPNLRGPVKQELLDGTEEESLKENLEPVENGVSDQEGEEEAQEPEPPRSLGSEVSREPAVCTSVSSGNEKSKGAIINKISFLKKEPPKEKPEALIKKKKARSMLPLSTSLDHRPKEELHHDCLVLATAKHSKEPSADVSADLEERFHLGLFTDRATLYKMIDTEGKGHLENGHPELFHQLMLWKGDLKGVLQTAAERGELTDNLVAMAPVAGYHVWLWAVEAFARQLCFQDQYVKAASHLLSIHKVYEAVELLKSNHFYREAIAIAKARLRPEDPVLKDLYLTWGTILERDGHYAVAAKCYLGAASAYDAAKVLAKKGDAASLRTAAELAAIAGEEELSASLALRCAQELLLTKNWVGAQEALQLHESLQAQRLVFGLLELLSRHLEEKQLSEGKSSSYHEWAEGTKGPFTERVTTVWKTIFSLDTPEQYQTAFEKLQTIKYPSATSNTPSKQVLLHICHDLTLAVLSQEVASWDAAVQALLQAVVRSYDSGNFTIMQEVHSAFLPDGCDYLRDKLGDHSPITPAFKSLEAFFIYGRLYEIWWALCSPCSDSSVSVRVCHRRTPVEQSQEAENASAEEADPEAASQPEPSRPPQPDLRLSEESERVLSTCHVLFSAQHATLQSSQRTVAEVQETLAEMIRQHQKSQLCKSTANGPEQDSPQQEGEQSHSSPQSPGEEEKHEPVSLPELTKRLTEANEKMAKFPESIKKWPFPDVLECCLVLLHIGSQCPSCVTQEIQQQAQELLKKYGNSKAYKRYCQTFCT; this is encoded by the exons ATGGGGCAGGAGCCGCGGACCCTGCCGCCCTCCCCCAACTGGTACTGCTCCCGCTGCAGCGACGCGGTGCCCGGGGGCCTCTTCGGCTTTGCCGCACGAACCTCGATCTTCCTCGTCCGTGTGGGCCCCGGCGCGGGCGCGAGCGCTGGGACGCCCCCTTTTCGAG TTGTAGGAGAGCTGGTGGGACACACCGAAAGGATCTCTGGCTTCACATTTTCTCATCATCCTGGCCAATACCACCTCTGCGCCAGCAGCTCCGATGATGGCACCGTGAAAATCTGGGATGTGGAGACAAAAGCAGTTGTGACAGAACATGCACTCCATCAG CATACAATCTCAGCATTGCACTGGTCTCCTCGAGTAAAGGACTTAATAGTGTCTGGGGATGAAAAGGGAGTAGTTTATTGTTACTGGCTCAACAGGAATGACAGCCAGCACCTCTTTATAGAACCCAGAACAATCTTCTGTCTTACTTGTTCGCCTCATCATGATGATTTAGTAGCCATTGG TTACAAGGATGGAATAGTGGTCATAATGGACATCAGTAAGAAAGGAGAAGTGATTCACAGGCTGCGAGGCCATGACGACGAGATCCACTGCATAGCCTGGTGTCCTGTGCCTGGTGAAGACTGTTTATCCCTGGACCAAGAGGAAAATTCAG AAGAGCCTGAAATTCTCAATGGGAAAGTTACAGCACACACTCCACAGTCAAAGGGCTGCTACTTGGCCACTGGAAGCAAAGATCACACCATTCGGATCTGGAGCTGCTCGAGGGGCAGAG GGGTAATGATTTTGAAATTGCCCTTTCTGAAGAGGAGAGGCGGGGGAATAGACCCAACTGTTAAGGAGCGCTTGTGGTTGACCCTCCATTGGCCCAGTAATCAGCCCACACAGCTGGTATCCAGTAGTTTTGG AGgtgagctgctgctttgggatCTCACCCAGTCTTGGAGACGGAGATACACCCTCTTTAGCACGTCATCAGAAGGGCAGAACCACTCAAGAATCGTGTTCAATTTATGTCCTTTACAAACAGAGGATGACAGacagctgctgctttccacatCCATGGACAGAGAT GTAAAATGTTGGGACATGGCCACTCTGGAGTGTAGCTGGACCCTGCCCTCCCTTGGTGGATTTGCCTACAGTCTGGCCTTCTCCCCTGTGGACACGGGCTGTTTGGCCATAGGTGTTGGGGATGGCATGATCCGCACATGGAATACACTCTCCATTAAGAACAATTATGATGTGAAAAATTTTTGGCAAGGTGTCAAGTCTAAGGTTACATCG CTATGCTGGCACCCAAACAAGGAAGGCTGCTTAGCTTTTGGAACAGATGATGGAAAAGTGGGATTATATGACACTTACTCCAACAA ACCTCCACAGATTTCTAGCACATATCATAAGAAGACCGTGTACACCCTGGCCTGGGGGCCACCAGTACCCTCTGTGTCGCTCG gaggagagggagacagacccTCTCTAACTTTATACAGCTGTGGAGGGGAAGGGATTGTCCTGCAGCACAACCCCTGGAAGCTCAGTGGCGAAGCTTCTGACATCAACAAACTCATCAGGGACACCAATTCCATCAAA TACAAATTGCCTGTACACACAGAGATCAGCTGGAAACCAGATGGCaaaatcctggctcttggcaatGAAGATGG ATCAATAGAAATATTTCAGTTTCCCAACCTGAAACTCATCTGCACCATCCAGCAGCATCACAAACTTGTGAATACGATCAGCTGGCATCACGAGCATGgcagccagccagagctgagctaccTGATGGCCTCCGGCTCTAACAACGCAGTCATTTATGTGCACAATCTGAAGACTGTTATAG AGAGCAATCCCGAGTCACCAATAACCATCACAGAACCCTACCGGACTCTCTCTGGGCACACAGCCAAGATCACCAGACTGGCATGGAGCCCGCATCACGATGGAAGGCTGGTATCTGCTTCCTACGATGGTACAGCCCAG GTATGGGATGCCCTCCGGGAAGAGCCACTCTGCAACTTCCGAGGACATCGAGGTCGGTTGCTGTGCGTGGCTTGGTGCCCCCTAGATCCTGACTGCATCTACTCAGGGGCAGATGACTTCTGCGTGTACAAATGGCTCACTTCCATGCAAGATCATTCCCGCCCTCCTCAAG GAAAGAAAAGTATTGAATTAGAGAAAAAACGACTCTCTCAacctaaaccaaagcctaaaaagaagaaaaagcccaACTTAAGAGGACCTGTAAAGCAGGAATTATTGGACGGCACTGAAGAAGAAAGCCTGAAGGAGAACCTGGAGCCTGTGGAGAATGGCGTGTCAGACcaagaaggggaggaggaagcccaggagccagaaccGCCCAGGAGCCTCGGTTCAGAGG TTTCCAGAGAGCCAGCTGTCTGCACCTCAGTGTCCTCGGGCAATGAAAAGTCTAAAGGTGCCATAATTAACAAAATCTCCTTCCTGAAAAAGGAGCCACCTAAAGAGAAGCCAG AAGCCTTgatcaaaaaaaagaaagctcgGTCCATGCTGCCCCTGAGCACAAGCCTGGATCACAGACCCAAAGAGGAGCTGCACCATGACTGCTTGGTTCTGGCGACGGCAAAACATTCCAAAG aGCCCAGTGCGGATGTATCTGCTGATCTGGAGGAAAGATTTCACCTGGGGCTTTTCACAGACAGGGCTACCCTGTACAAAATGATTGACACCGAAG GAAAAGGCCACTTGGAAAATGGCCACCCTGAGTTATTTCACCAGCTCATGCTGTGGAAGGGTGATCTAAAGGGAGTCCTCCAGACCGCAGCAGAAAGAGGGGAGCTGACAGACAATCTAGTGGCTATGGCACCTGTAG CTGGCTACCATGTGTGGCTGTGGGCCGTGGAAGCTTTTGCCAGACAGCTGTGTTTCCAGGATCAGTACGTCAAGGCTGCCTCTCATCTGCTTTCCATCCACAAGGTGTACGAAGCTGTGGAGCTGCTCAAGTCTAACCATTTTTACAG GGAAGCCATTGCCATTGCCAAGGCTCGGCTGCGCCCAGAGGACCCCGTCCTGAAGGACCTGTACCTCACCTGGGGAACCATTCTAGAAAGAGATGGCCACTACGCTGTGGCAGCCAAATG CTATTTAGGGGCTGCTTCTGCTTACGATGCAGCCAAAGTTTTGGCCAAAAAGGGGGATGCGGCATCACTTCGAACAGCTGCAGAACTGGCTGCGATTGCAGGAGAGGAAGAATTGTCTGCTTCCCTGGCTCTCAGATGTGCACAAGAGCTGCTCCTGACCAAGAACTGGGTGGGAGCCCAGGAGGCCCTGCAGCTGCATGAAAGCCTACAG GCTCAGAGACTGGTATTTGGCCTTCTTGAGCTACTGTCCAGGCATCTGGAGGAAAAGCAGCTTTCAGAGGGCAAAAGCTCCTCTTACCACGAGTGGGCCGAAGGCACCAAAGGGCCGTTCACAGAGAGAGTGACAACAGTATGGAAGACCATCTTCAGCCTTGACACCCCAGAGCAGTATCAGACAGCCTTTGAGAAGCTTCAGACCATCAAATACCCATCTGCTACGAGCAACACTCCCTCCAAACAG GTCTTGCTTCACATTTGCCATGATTTGACTTTGGCAGTGCTAAGCCAGGAAGTGGCCTCTTGGGATGCGGCTGTGCAAGCACTGCTTCAGGCTGTGGTCCGGAGCTATGACTCAGGGAACTTCACCATCATGCAGGAAGTACACTCGGCCTTTCTCCCTGATG GCTGTGACTACCTACGAGACAAATTGGGTGACCATTCCCCCATCACACCAGCCTTCAAAAGCTTGGAAGCTTTCTTCATTTATGGGCGTCTGTATGAAATCTGGTGGGCTCTCTGCAGTCCTTGCTCTGACTCCAGTGTCTCGGTGAGGGTCTGTCACAGGAGGACACCTGTTGagcaaagccaagaggcagagaATGCCAGTGCCGAGGaggcagacccagaagctgcttccCAGCCAGAGCCAAGCAGGCCTCCACAGCCAGACTTGAGACTCTCGGAAGAAAGTGAACGAGTGCTGAGTACCTGCCACGTGCTCTTTTCAGCACAGCATGCCACCCTGCAAAGCTCCCAGAGGACTGTTGCTGAAGTCCAGGAGACTCTGGCAGAAATGATCCGCCAACACCAGAAGAGTCAGCTCTGTAAATCCACAGCAAATGGTCCTGAGCAGGACAGTCCTCAGCAGGAAGGAGAACAGTCCCACTCCAGTCCTCAGAGTCCAGG tgaagaagaaaaacatgagCCAGTTTCTCTGCCTGAATTAACAAAGAGGCTTACAGAGGCAAATGAAAAAATGGCAAAGTTTCCTGAGAGTATTAAG AAGTGGCCCTTCCCAGATGTGCTGGAGTGCTGCCTCGTCTTGCTTCACATTGGGTCCCAGTGTCCCAGCTGTGTGACCCAGGAAATACAGCAACAAGCCCAAGAGCTCCTTAAAAAATATGGCAACTCTAAAGCTTACAAAAGATACTGCCAGACCTTCTGCACATGA